TGAGAACCGCAGCGGGCACAAAGCACTTCGGTACGAGTGAAACCGTGAGATTTATCCTCCACCAGCTCGACGGCTCCAGGCAAAGCCTGATCAAAGCTGGGCCAGCCAGTGCCAGAGTCAAATTTGGTGTCAGAAGGAAAAAGTGGATTGCCACAGGCCATACATTTGTAAACACCCTCTTTTGTTTCGTGAAGATATTTTCCTTTGAAAGGGGTTTCTGTGGCTTTGCCTCTTAGAACAGCGTACTGTTCCGAGGTGAGCTCTTTTCCCACTCTT
This DNA window, taken from Candidatus Paceibacterota bacterium, encodes the following:
- the msrB gene encoding peptide-methionine (R)-S-oxide reductase MsrB — its product is MGKELTSEQYAVLRGKATETPFKGKYLHETKEGVYKCMACGNPLFPSDTKFDSGTGWPSFDQALPGAVELVEDKSHGFTRTEVLCARCGSHLGHVFDDGPTDTGKRYCMNSICLDLEEKKP